A region from the Canis lupus dingo isolate Sandy chromosome 9, ASM325472v2, whole genome shotgun sequence genome encodes:
- the LOC112655276 gene encoding nucleoside diphosphate kinase A yields the protein MANSERTFIAIKPDGVQRSLVGEIIKRFEQKGFRLIAMKLIQASEDLLKEHYIDLKDRPFFAGLVKYMQSGPVVAMVWEGLNVVKTGRVMLGETNPADSKPGTIRGDFCIQVGRNIIHGSDSVESAEKEIGLWFQPEELVDYKSCAQNWIYE from the exons ATGGCCAACAGTGAACGCACCTTCATTGCCATCAAGCCTGATGGAGTCCAGCGCAGCCTTGTGGGAGAGATCATCAAGCGTTTCGAGCAAAAGGGATTCCGCCTCATTGCTATGAAATTAATCCAG GCTTCTGAAGACCTTCTCAAGGAGCACTATATTGACCTGAAGGACCGTCCATTCTTTGCCGGCCTGGTGAAGTACATGCAGTCAGGGCCTGTGGTTGCCATG GTGTGGGAGGGCCTGAATGTGGTGAAGACAGGCCGAGTGATGCTCGGGGAGACCAACCCGGCGGACTCCAAACCTGGGACCATCCGTGGGGACTTTTGCATCCAAGTTGGCAG GAACATTATCCATGGCAGCGATTCTGTGGAGAGTGCGGAGAAGGAGATTGGCTTGTGGTTCCAGCCTGAAGAGCTGGTGGATTACAAGAGCTGTGCTCAGAACTGGATTTATGAGTGA
- the LOC112655277 gene encoding nucleoside diphosphate kinase B isoform X1 produces the protein MAHQERTFIAIKPDGVQRGLVGDIVKRFEQKGFRLVAMKFLRASEDLLKEHYIDLKDRPFYPGLVKYMHSGPVVAMVWEGLNVVKTGRMMLGETNPADSKPGTIRGDFCIQVGRNIIHGSDSVKSAEKEISLWFKPEELVDYKSCAFDWIYE, from the exons ATGGCCCACCAGGAGCGCACGTTCATCGCCATCAAGCCGGACGGCGTGCAGCGCGGCCTCGTGGGCGACATCGTCAAGCGCTTCGAGCAGAAGGGGTTCCGCCTCGTGGCCATGAAGTTCCTGCGG GCCTCAGAGGACCTCCTGAAGGAGCACTACATTGACCTGAAGGACCGCCCCTTCTACCCGGGGCTGGTGAAGTACATGCACTCCGGACCTGTTGTGGCCATG GTCTGGGAGGGACTGAATGTGGTGAAGACAGGAAGAATGATGCTTGGGGAGACCAACCCAGCAGATTCTAAGCCAGGCACCATTCGTGGGGACTTCTGCATTCAAGTTGGCAG GAACATCATTCATGGTAGTGATTCAGTAAAAAGTGCAGAGAAAGAAATCAGCCTATGGTTTAAGCCTGAAGAGTTGGTTGACTACAAGTCTTGTGCTTTTGACTGGATCTATGAATAA
- the LOC112655277 gene encoding nucleoside diphosphate kinase B isoform X2, which translates to MAHQERTFIAIKPDGVQRGLVGDIVKRFEQKGFRLVAMKFLRASEDLLKEHYIDLKDRPFYPGLVKYMHSGPVVWEGLNVVKTGRMMLGETNPADSKPGTIRGDFCIQVGRNIIHGSDSVKSAEKEISLWFKPEELVDYKSCAFDWIYE; encoded by the exons ATGGCCCACCAGGAGCGCACGTTCATCGCCATCAAGCCGGACGGCGTGCAGCGCGGCCTCGTGGGCGACATCGTCAAGCGCTTCGAGCAGAAGGGGTTCCGCCTCGTGGCCATGAAGTTCCTGCGG GCCTCAGAGGACCTCCTGAAGGAGCACTACATTGACCTGAAGGACCGCCCCTTCTACCCGGGGCTGGTGAAGTACATGCACTCCGGACCTGTT GTCTGGGAGGGACTGAATGTGGTGAAGACAGGAAGAATGATGCTTGGGGAGACCAACCCAGCAGATTCTAAGCCAGGCACCATTCGTGGGGACTTCTGCATTCAAGTTGGCAG GAACATCATTCATGGTAGTGATTCAGTAAAAAGTGCAGAGAAAGAAATCAGCCTATGGTTTAAGCCTGAAGAGTTGGTTGACTACAAGTCTTGTGCTTTTGACTGGATCTATGAATAA